A portion of the Acidisarcina polymorpha genome contains these proteins:
- a CDS encoding ABC transporter permease, producing the protein MNDLIHHLRFAIRQLRRNLGFSLTAILTLAIGIGATTAIFSIFYAVLLRPLPFPEPERLAKVSVLAFPANSEPQAVGAPDDVSYPDFFDWRTQSHSFEALASYHELNAPASPNGSARMVSGLAVSSDFFQVLGIHPEIGREFTREEEKAGNRSVILSHEFWTSDFNAAPDIVGHSVRIYDEPYTVIGVMPKAFSFPIESPSPSFWMTPARDAEGDGPSTTQRGWMQLSVIGRLRRGVSLDQAQAEMTAIQAGLAEQYPTDDLNNRAAQVVSEAETVAGDARPAMRILFAAVSALLLIACANVAGLLLARGSARQPELAVRAALGASQSEIALQLLTESLLLALLGGAAGTALAILMLKGLLHFIPTGVPRVGDASIDGIVLAFALGVSLLTGVLFGLLPARRLSRLDPALALRDGTRTSTSGRKQHRLHSGLVVVETALGLVLLVGAGLLIRSFLHILSVDPGFRPDNVLTFRVGLSPKRYKQDADSLNFYRQLLTKLQALPGVESTTAGFPLPLSGSNINISFDIEGRPHAPGDSPDAQVSIVEPSFFHTLGIPILKGRSFSDAEDQPKGRPVVIVNQAFARKFFPGEEALGKRIQPGLTGDDGKKPMREIIAITADVKRSGLTDEVRPEYYVPYAPANITTPYFALRVKGRPMDFVNSARLAVASLDKDAPIYRIHAFDELLALNTAQSCFQTMLLAAFAAIALLLAGIGLYAVLSYMVVQRTHELGLRMALGAQRQNVVKLILNRGMVLALLGVGVGLIVSAGLTRFLKSLLYEVKPLDAVTLFVVVAVLLLVSATASLIPAIRAANLDPMETLRDQ; encoded by the coding sequence ATGAACGACCTGATCCATCATCTGCGGTTCGCCATTCGCCAGCTACGCCGCAACCTCGGATTTTCGCTGACGGCCATCTTGACCCTCGCGATCGGCATTGGCGCCACCACCGCCATCTTCTCTATCTTCTATGCGGTCCTGCTCCGTCCGCTTCCCTTCCCCGAACCGGAACGGCTGGCCAAGGTCAGCGTCCTGGCCTTCCCGGCCAACTCCGAACCGCAAGCCGTCGGCGCGCCCGATGATGTCTCCTATCCCGATTTCTTTGACTGGCGTACACAGAGCCATAGCTTTGAGGCGCTGGCCTCCTATCACGAGTTGAATGCGCCGGCGAGTCCCAACGGCTCCGCCCGCATGGTTTCCGGGCTCGCGGTTTCGTCCGACTTCTTCCAGGTGCTGGGCATACATCCTGAGATCGGCCGCGAATTCACTCGAGAGGAAGAGAAGGCTGGGAACCGGAGCGTCATCCTCAGCCACGAATTCTGGACGTCGGACTTCAACGCCGCACCAGACATCGTGGGCCACTCGGTGAGGATCTATGATGAACCGTACACCGTGATCGGGGTGATGCCGAAGGCCTTCAGCTTCCCCATCGAATCCCCCTCGCCAAGCTTTTGGATGACCCCGGCGCGGGATGCGGAGGGTGACGGCCCGTCGACAACGCAACGTGGATGGATGCAGCTCTCGGTGATCGGCCGGCTTAGACGCGGGGTAAGCCTGGACCAGGCGCAAGCCGAGATGACCGCCATTCAAGCGGGTTTGGCGGAGCAGTATCCAACCGACGACCTGAACAATCGCGCCGCCCAAGTGGTTTCTGAGGCGGAGACTGTGGCAGGCGATGCCCGTCCCGCGATGCGGATCCTGTTTGCCGCAGTCTCGGCCCTACTGCTGATTGCGTGCGCCAACGTGGCCGGCCTCTTGCTCGCCCGCGGCTCTGCACGCCAGCCGGAACTTGCGGTGCGGGCGGCGCTTGGCGCCAGCCAGAGCGAGATTGCCTTGCAATTGCTCACGGAATCGCTCTTGCTCGCTCTGCTTGGCGGGGCCGCGGGAACAGCGCTCGCCATCCTCATGCTGAAAGGGCTGCTGCATTTCATCCCTACCGGAGTTCCTCGCGTCGGCGACGCTTCGATCGATGGCATCGTGCTGGCCTTTGCGCTCGGGGTGTCGCTGCTCACCGGCGTTCTCTTTGGCCTGCTCCCCGCCCGGCGTCTCTCTCGCCTCGATCCAGCGCTCGCGCTGCGCGATGGAACTCGCACCTCAACCAGCGGGCGCAAGCAACATCGGCTGCACTCCGGGCTGGTAGTGGTTGAGACTGCGCTCGGGCTGGTGCTGTTGGTGGGTGCCGGGTTGCTGATCCGCAGCTTCCTTCACATCCTCTCCGTCGATCCGGGTTTCCGTCCCGATAATGTCTTGACCTTCCGGGTCGGCTTGTCCCCGAAGCGTTATAAACAAGACGCGGATTCCCTCAACTTCTACCGGCAGCTGTTGACGAAATTGCAGGCGCTGCCGGGGGTCGAGTCGACGACGGCCGGCTTTCCGCTCCCGCTCAGCGGCAGCAACATCAACATCAGCTTCGATATCGAGGGGCGCCCCCATGCGCCAGGAGACTCGCCGGACGCACAGGTAAGCATCGTCGAGCCGTCCTTCTTCCACACTCTCGGCATTCCAATCCTGAAGGGGCGCTCGTTCTCTGACGCCGAAGACCAGCCCAAGGGCAGGCCGGTGGTGATCGTGAACCAGGCATTTGCGCGCAAGTTCTTTCCCGGCGAGGAGGCCCTAGGCAAACGAATCCAGCCGGGGTTGACCGGCGACGACGGGAAGAAACCAATGCGGGAGATCATCGCCATCACGGCGGACGTGAAGCGCTCCGGCTTGACCGACGAGGTGCGACCGGAATATTACGTTCCCTATGCGCCCGCGAACATCACTACACCCTACTTCGCTCTTCGCGTAAAAGGTAGGCCGATGGACTTCGTGAACTCAGCGCGGCTCGCAGTGGCGTCGCTTGACAAGGACGCCCCTATCTATCGAATTCACGCCTTCGACGAGTTGCTCGCGCTCAATACCGCGCAGTCCTGCTTTCAAACAATGCTCTTGGCTGCCTTCGCGGCGATCGCGCTGCTGCTCGCCGGGATCGGTCTCTATGCCGTGCTTTCCTATATGGTGGTGCAGCGAACTCACGAACTGGGTTTGCGCATGGCGCTCGGGGCGCAGCGCCAGAATGTGGTGAAGTTGATCCTGAACCGCGGCATGGTGCTGGCACTGCTTGGCGTCGGAGTCGGCTTAATCGTGTCCGCCGGACTAACGCGTTTTCTGAAGAGCCTGCTCTATGAGGTGAAGCCGCTCGATGCAGTCACCCTCTTTGTCGTGGTAGCCGTGCTCTTGCTGGTATCGGCAACCGCAAGCCTTATTCCCGCGATTCGGGCGGCAAACCTTGATCCGATGGAGACGCTACGAGACCAGTGA
- a CDS encoding Hsp70 family protein: MKIGIDFGTTRIVVAASDRGNFPLVNFETPDGEVRDWFPPTVAVQGEMRLYGWEAVARQNEPEWSVLRSLKRSLRSAGPHTQIEIDGQHLPLKLLLEETMAALHRELRERSNLGVPPDDVLEAMLGVPANANSNQRFLTEEAARIAGFEVLGLLNEPTAAALEFAHRNSGERKGRGNSGLAVYDLGGGTFDISLVAVGETEHTVIASDGIPNLGGEDFDTILANLALELSGTPASSLTSFELHQLLEECREKKESLNPNTRKLTIDLERARPGWPEVTVPVDVYYERCRPLIESTRKVVEDLLESQPQYPLDTLYVTGGGSELPPVARVLKETFGRRVKRSAYMRSASAVGLAIRASTQAERLNEQFTENFGLWRESDDGRNITFDLIFPRGAKLPSPGEPPLHRMRAYQPAHNIGHFRYLECTHLDPEGQPTGEITKWDEILFPFDRHLQRETDLAAQTVERFAAPQGFMVKEDYTCDASGNLQVTVSTESTGYVREYRIGSWSNGNESNGKR, translated from the coding sequence ATGAAAATAGGTATCGACTTCGGAACCACCCGCATTGTGGTGGCGGCTTCCGATCGCGGCAACTTCCCCTTAGTCAATTTCGAAACGCCGGATGGCGAAGTTCGTGACTGGTTTCCTCCTACGGTCGCCGTTCAAGGCGAGATGCGGCTCTATGGCTGGGAAGCCGTTGCCCGCCAGAATGAACCGGAGTGGAGTGTCCTTCGCTCGCTGAAGCGTTCGCTCCGCAGTGCCGGACCTCATACTCAGATTGAAATAGATGGGCAGCACCTGCCGCTGAAGCTGCTGCTGGAAGAGACCATGGCCGCACTACATCGAGAACTGCGCGAGCGCTCCAACCTCGGCGTTCCGCCGGACGATGTCCTCGAAGCCATGCTCGGAGTTCCTGCCAACGCCAACAGCAACCAGCGCTTCCTGACCGAAGAGGCAGCCCGCATCGCCGGATTCGAAGTGCTCGGCCTGCTGAATGAGCCCACCGCGGCCGCGCTCGAATTCGCTCATCGCAACAGCGGCGAGCGTAAGGGCCGGGGAAACAGCGGGCTTGCCGTCTACGACCTTGGCGGCGGCACCTTCGACATCTCACTCGTTGCCGTCGGCGAGACGGAACACACCGTCATCGCGTCGGATGGAATACCGAATCTTGGCGGGGAAGACTTCGACACCATCCTCGCCAATCTGGCACTCGAACTCTCCGGAACTCCCGCAAGCTCACTCACTTCGTTTGAGCTGCATCAGCTTCTCGAAGAATGCCGCGAGAAGAAGGAGTCGCTGAATCCCAACACCCGCAAGCTCACCATCGATCTCGAACGGGCTCGTCCCGGCTGGCCAGAGGTGACGGTTCCTGTCGATGTTTATTACGAACGTTGCCGCCCTTTGATTGAATCTACCCGCAAGGTAGTCGAGGATCTGCTCGAGAGCCAGCCGCAATACCCGCTCGACACCCTCTATGTGACCGGAGGCGGATCGGAGCTTCCACCGGTCGCCCGCGTCTTGAAAGAAACCTTCGGCCGCCGGGTCAAGCGCTCCGCCTACATGCGCTCCGCCAGCGCCGTCGGCCTGGCCATCCGCGCCAGCACCCAGGCGGAGCGGTTGAACGAGCAGTTCACTGAAAACTTTGGCCTGTGGCGCGAGTCCGACGACGGCCGCAATATAACCTTCGACCTCATCTTCCCGCGCGGCGCCAAACTGCCGTCTCCCGGCGAGCCCCCGTTGCACCGCATGCGCGCTTATCAGCCCGCCCACAATATCGGCCACTTCCGCTACCTGGAATGCACCCACCTGGATCCCGAAGGCCAGCCGACCGGCGAAATTACCAAGTGGGATGAGATCCTCTTCCCCTTCGATCGTCATCTGCAGCGGGAGACGGACCTTGCCGCTCAGACGGTAGAGCGTTTTGCCGCTCCACAGGGGTTTATGGTCAAGGAAGATTACACCTGCGACGCCAGCGGCAACCTCCAGGTGACTGTCTCGACCGAATCCACCGGCTATGTGCGCGAATACCGCATTGGCTCCTGGTCAAACGGCAACGAGTCCAACGGGAAGAGGTGA
- a CDS encoding FG-GAP-like repeat-containing protein, which produces MNTCLSCTRRGALLAGQLRLHLLPVLCVFLLAPGIRGSAAAGTATTLAVTSGGSATTTVAAGSAITLTAKVTSGAMALTTGQVNFCDASVPYCTDIHSLGTAQLTSAGTAIMRLIPGIGSHSYKVVFSGTIAYSTSSSAASSLAVTFAGPYTSATTFTSSGNPGGYTLTASVVGSPRSATVAPTGVISFLNTTSNNQVVTTATLTPSAQPLSYSMPDPGVYILNPSAMVTGDFNEDGKPDLLLSGIDSNFQSSGFAMALGNGDGTFTHSTVANITENETVMAVGDFNQDGHLDVAALGSSGLTILLGNGDGTFNNNAIVVTPSVPEYALWVAGDFSGDGILDLAYTNIPLPGVTVLLGNGDGTFAAPITGTTAPADGALVTGDFNGDGKLDLALSSPANGTITVLLGQGNGTFVAAAPVSLVNADPIVTGDFNGDGKLDLAAASSDQTLTL; this is translated from the coding sequence GTGAACACCTGCCTTTCATGCACTCGAAGAGGTGCTCTCCTTGCTGGACAACTCCGTCTGCACCTCTTGCCGGTTTTGTGCGTCTTTTTGCTTGCGCCTGGGATTCGCGGCTCCGCCGCGGCCGGCACCGCGACGACGTTGGCGGTTACCTCGGGCGGAAGCGCGACAACCACGGTAGCTGCTGGCAGCGCGATCACCTTGACCGCCAAGGTCACTTCCGGAGCAATGGCGCTGACTACGGGTCAGGTGAACTTCTGCGACGCCAGCGTCCCCTATTGCACGGACATCCATTCGCTGGGAACGGCACAACTGACGAGCGCCGGAACGGCAATAATGAGGCTCATTCCCGGGATCGGCAGCCATAGCTACAAGGTGGTTTTTTCGGGAACGATTGCTTATTCGACGAGCTCCTCAGCTGCATCTTCGCTGGCGGTGACCTTTGCAGGACCATATACCTCGGCCACAACGTTCACATCGAGCGGCAATCCAGGTGGCTACACCCTGACCGCCTCCGTGGTCGGTTCCCCCCGGAGCGCCACGGTTGCGCCGACCGGGGTGATTTCGTTCCTCAACACCACCAGCAACAACCAGGTGGTCACGACCGCAACGCTGACACCAAGTGCACAGCCGTTGAGCTACAGCATGCCCGATCCCGGAGTCTACATTCTCAATCCCTCCGCGATGGTTACCGGGGACTTCAACGAAGACGGGAAGCCGGATCTTCTTCTGAGCGGCATTGATTCTAATTTTCAATCGAGTGGTTTCGCTATGGCGCTGGGGAACGGGGACGGGACATTCACCCACTCTACCGTCGCGAACATCACCGAGAACGAGACTGTTATGGCGGTGGGCGATTTCAATCAGGACGGACACCTGGATGTGGCTGCCCTGGGATCGTCGGGACTCACCATACTGCTGGGCAACGGCGACGGGACATTTAACAATAACGCGATTGTGGTCACGCCATCGGTCCCGGAGTATGCGCTCTGGGTTGCGGGAGATTTCAGTGGCGACGGCATCCTCGATCTGGCTTACACGAATATCCCGCTCCCGGGGGTGACGGTTTTGCTGGGCAACGGGGACGGAACGTTCGCCGCCCCCATCACGGGAACAACCGCTCCTGCCGATGGCGCCCTTGTGACTGGAGACTTCAATGGAGACGGCAAACTCGATCTTGCTTTGAGCAGTCCCGCAAATGGTACGATCACAGTTCTACTCGGCCAGGGGAACGGAACGTTTGTCGCCGCCGCTCCGGTCAGTCTCGTTAATGCCGATCCGATCGTGACCGGTGACTTCAATGGGGACGGGAAGCTGGATCTGGCTGCGGCTAGCTCAGATCAGACCCTTACACTTTAA
- a CDS encoding FG-GAP repeat domain-containing protein codes for MTVFLGNGDGTFTPLPATIPSNTGGRPIAVGDFNGDGKADLVLSNDDTEGQYDLATETVLLGKGTEPFPSARFPALSPRE; via the coding sequence GTGACAGTGTTTCTCGGCAATGGCGATGGGACTTTTACTCCATTACCGGCGACGATTCCCAGTAACACTGGAGGACGCCCGATTGCGGTCGGAGACTTCAACGGCGACGGCAAAGCCGACCTGGTTCTCTCGAACGATGATACTGAAGGCCAATACGACCTTGCCACTGAAACAGTTCTGCTCGGCAAGGGGACGGAACCTTTTCCGTCGGCTCGGTTTCCGGCCTTGTCCCCGCGAGAGTGA
- a CDS encoding MBG domain-containing protein: MNLLAIADFNGDGLSDIAVSSDYDAEGPDVLIGQLFPATATASNVSVAGTGTQQVTASYLGDSTYGASASSAAALYGTPSAAITFVVPNHTYGDPPFTVSATSTSTGAFTYSVLSGPATLTGSTVTITGAGMVVMQASQAAAEGYAAATQRASLTVASAPLTVIANNLARVFGASNPTFTGSVTGAVNGDTFTETFSTTATISSIVGSYPIVPSVTGANLADYTVNSTNGTLAVSQAGTATTFALSNGNTSLTATVASLTSGIPTGTVAFYEGQMEVGSGTLANGTASYTASALPSGDVVVSAQYSGDANFTQSASPPILVLSVVPANTSVTVANAGSVVDQVNLTPAPGYTGTVQLSCSGLPQNSSCDFQPASVAFTGSTSSSSASLTIQTGVSSSAAVQHPHSDGREGPAGTLAAVFWAPGLFLATFVRRRRSVRTRAGKLLVLAFLLCGMGAALGGCGGGSSSTNPAPTMQTPAGTYTVQLVTSGPGGFSQTASLNLTVQ, translated from the coding sequence GTGAATTTACTCGCAATAGCCGACTTCAACGGAGACGGCCTTTCCGATATTGCTGTTAGTAGTGACTATGATGCAGAAGGGCCGGATGTTTTAATTGGGCAACTGTTTCCCGCTACGGCTACGGCCAGCAACGTTTCCGTGGCAGGCACGGGAACACAGCAGGTCACGGCGAGCTATCTGGGCGATAGCACCTACGGCGCGAGCGCCTCCAGCGCTGCAGCCCTGTACGGGACGCCGAGTGCGGCGATCACCTTTGTGGTTCCAAACCATACCTATGGCGACCCGCCATTTACCGTCTCAGCGACCTCGACCTCAACAGGGGCGTTCACCTATTCGGTGCTAAGCGGGCCGGCAACCCTAACGGGTTCGACCGTCACTATTACGGGGGCCGGCATGGTTGTGATGCAGGCTTCGCAGGCCGCAGCGGAGGGCTACGCGGCCGCCACGCAGAGGGCGTCGCTGACCGTAGCCTCCGCCCCGCTTACCGTCATTGCCAACAATCTGGCGCGCGTCTTTGGAGCGTCCAATCCTACCTTCACCGGATCCGTGACCGGCGCGGTCAATGGGGATACGTTCACTGAAACCTTCTCCACCACCGCGACGATCAGCAGCATTGTGGGAAGCTATCCTATCGTGCCGTCGGTCACCGGCGCCAATCTCGCCGACTACACGGTAAACTCCACAAATGGCACTCTCGCCGTGTCGCAGGCGGGAACCGCAACGACCTTCGCGCTTTCGAATGGCAACACGAGCCTGACCGCTACAGTGGCCTCGTTGACCAGCGGGATCCCCACTGGAACCGTCGCCTTCTACGAAGGCCAGATGGAAGTCGGCAGCGGCACCCTCGCGAATGGAACCGCGTCTTATACCGCGAGCGCCTTGCCCTCGGGCGATGTGGTGGTGAGCGCCCAATACAGTGGCGACGCAAATTTCACCCAATCGGCATCGCCTCCCATTCTGGTGTTGTCGGTGGTTCCCGCGAACACATCGGTGACCGTAGCGAACGCCGGCAGCGTGGTGGACCAGGTGAACCTCACTCCGGCCCCTGGCTATACGGGCACAGTACAGCTCTCGTGCAGCGGCCTGCCGCAGAACTCGTCCTGCGACTTCCAACCGGCCTCGGTTGCCTTCACCGGTAGCACCAGCTCGAGCAGTGCTTCGTTGACCATTCAGACAGGAGTCAGCAGCAGCGCGGCGGTGCAACATCCGCATTCGGACGGCCGGGAAGGTCCAGCCGGCACACTGGCAGCGGTCTTCTGGGCACCTGGTCTTTTCCTGGCAACTTTCGTGCGGCGCAGGCGCAGCGTCCGCACTCGTGCCGGTAAGCTTCTTGTGCTGGCCTTCCTGCTTTGCGGCATGGGCGCGGCGTTGGGCGGATGCGGCGGCGGGTCCTCCTCCACCAATCCCGCTCCTACGATGCAAACTCCCGCCGGGACCTATACGGTTCAGCTAGTGACTTCAGGACCAGGCGG